A genome region from Eubacteriales bacterium includes the following:
- a CDS encoding ATP-binding protein: MKQIVFISGKGGTGKSTIVASLSLLVRNKIMADCDVDAPNLHLLLNGKRIQKNDYYGAEQAAIDPNKCISCGQCREVCRFDAITENIEIQPMKCEGCGACAVACPVDAISLLEVKTGETYVDSTERGTFSHALLDIGAEGSGKLVSEVKENLFAFISGEEWAIIDGSPGIGCSVIASITGADAVVAVCEPTKSGQSDLERVLKVTQHFSIPAYVCINKHDLNADIAAEIETYCEENGIPVIGHIPFEPKIVKALQSFKTPVEAGIEKVANEIKQLWNRLTTELQNKSERKSINE, from the coding sequence ATGAAACAGATTGTGTTTATAAGCGGAAAGGGAGGAACAGGAAAAAGTACGATTGTGGCTTCACTTAGCCTGCTTGTCCGTAATAAGATAATGGCAGACTGCGATGTAGATGCGCCAAATCTTCACCTGCTGCTGAACGGGAAACGCATCCAGAAGAACGATTACTATGGTGCAGAACAGGCAGCCATTGATCCTAATAAATGCATATCATGCGGGCAGTGCCGCGAGGTATGCCGGTTTGATGCGATTACTGAGAATATTGAGATACAGCCGATGAAGTGCGAGGGATGCGGAGCATGCGCGGTGGCCTGCCCTGTAGATGCGATTTCGCTGCTGGAAGTAAAAACAGGCGAGACATACGTAGACAGTACGGAGCGAGGGACATTTTCCCATGCGTTGCTTGATATAGGCGCAGAAGGCTCTGGTAAGCTTGTGTCAGAAGTTAAGGAAAACCTGTTCGCCTTTATTAGCGGCGAGGAGTGGGCGATAATAGACGGATCACCTGGCATCGGATGTTCGGTTATTGCCTCTATTACGGGAGCAGATGCCGTCGTTGCTGTGTGTGAGCCAACAAAATCCGGACAAAGTGACTTAGAAAGGGTTCTTAAAGTGACACAGCATTTTTCTATACCCGCTTATGTATGTATAAACAAACACGATTTGAACGCGGATATCGCCGCTGAAATTGAAACATATTGTGAGGAAAATGGCATTCCTGTTATTGGCCATATACCGTTTGAACCGAAAATCGTAAAAGCGCTTCAGTCTTTTAAAACGCCTGTAGAGGCTGGTATAGAAAAAGTAGCTAATGAGATTAAACAGCTTTGGAACAGGCTTACAACGGAGCTGCAAAATAAGAGTGAAAGGAAAAGTATCAATGAATAA
- a CDS encoding flavin reductase — MNKKPANFKSCIQPRPNVLVSCRGTNGENNALAVAYCCNCSYDPPMVMVGIVPSRHSYKLIKESGCFVVNLTCKANKELFDYLGHIAAGMKKA, encoded by the coding sequence ATGAATAAGAAACCAGCAAATTTTAAATCATGTATTCAACCAAGGCCAAACGTTCTTGTTTCCTGCAGAGGAACTAACGGAGAAAACAATGCATTGGCAGTTGCGTACTGTTGCAACTGCAGCTATGACCCTCCTATGGTGATGGTAGGTATCGTTCCTTCGCGCCATTCATATAAGCTTATTAAGGAGTCAGGATGTTTTGTGGTGAATCTGACGTGCAAGGCAAATAAAGAACTGTTCGATTATTTAGGTCACATAGCGGCAGGGATGAAAAAAGCTTAA
- a CDS encoding aspartate ammonia-lyase yields the protein MRTEHDMLGTLSIEDDAYYGIHTERAIKNFNITGTPIHAELVSALVTVKKAAAITNRDIGALNKEIADAIITSCDEILAGELSDQFVVDSMQGGAGTSANMNVNEVIANRAIEKLGGKKGDYSIVHPLDHVNMHQSTNDVFPTAVRIAAIRLLKPVTEQFAMLQTALQEKEEEFSTVVKVGRTEMQDAVPVTLGQEFGAWAQAIARDRWRLYKAEERLRQVGIGGTAVGTGLNAPKEYIFTMIERLRRLTGIGLARAEFMIDPTQNCDVFVEVSGLLKAAAVSLNKIANDLRLLSSGPLAGIGEIKLPAVQAGSSIMPGKVNPVICEAMNQVAFQIMADDMAVTLSAQAGQLELNAFMPLIAKNLLEMLDLLLNMLPLFIERCISGIEANIKQCTGKVYGSYILATALTGYIGYDKAAEVAAICQKTGRTVREVVLKKQLMDEKTLDEIFRPERLTSPDRFKEK from the coding sequence ATGAGAACTGAACATGATATGCTTGGTACGCTTTCAATTGAAGACGATGCTTATTACGGTATCCATACGGAGCGTGCTATAAAAAATTTTAATATTACTGGGACACCTATTCACGCCGAATTAGTAAGTGCGCTGGTGACCGTTAAGAAGGCAGCAGCTATTACCAACCGTGATATTGGGGCGTTAAATAAAGAGATTGCTGATGCTATTATTACATCATGCGATGAGATACTTGCAGGGGAGCTATCAGACCAGTTTGTAGTAGATTCTATGCAGGGCGGGGCAGGAACATCTGCCAATATGAACGTAAATGAGGTTATTGCAAACCGTGCAATAGAGAAGCTTGGGGGGAAAAAAGGCGATTATTCTATCGTACATCCGCTGGACCACGTTAATATGCACCAGTCTACTAACGATGTATTCCCAACGGCAGTGCGTATCGCAGCGATACGACTCTTAAAGCCAGTGACCGAACAGTTTGCAATGCTGCAGACAGCGCTGCAGGAGAAGGAAGAGGAGTTTTCGACGGTCGTCAAAGTCGGCAGGACGGAGATGCAAGACGCAGTTCCGGTGACTCTTGGGCAGGAGTTCGGTGCATGGGCTCAGGCGATTGCACGGGACAGGTGGAGGCTATATAAAGCTGAGGAGAGGCTCCGCCAGGTGGGTATCGGCGGCACTGCTGTTGGCACAGGGCTAAATGCACCAAAGGAATATATTTTTACTATGATAGAGCGTTTAAGAAGGCTGACTGGCATAGGCCTTGCACGCGCTGAATTTATGATAGACCCAACGCAGAACTGCGATGTATTCGTCGAGGTATCAGGTCTATTAAAGGCAGCGGCAGTGAGTTTAAACAAGATTGCAAATGATCTGCGGTTGTTATCATCAGGGCCACTTGCTGGCATTGGCGAAATCAAGCTACCGGCAGTACAGGCTGGCTCATCTATAATGCCCGGGAAGGTCAACCCAGTAATCTGCGAAGCCATGAACCAGGTCGCGTTTCAGATAATGGCAGATGATATGGCGGTAACGCTTTCAGCACAGGCCGGGCAACTTGAACTTAATGCGTTTATGCCGCTTATTGCTAAAAATTTGCTGGAAATGTTAGATTTGCTATTAAATATGCTGCCTTTGTTCATTGAAAGGTGTATTAGTGGTATTGAAGCCAACATCAAGCAGTGTACGGGTAAAGTATACGGTAGCTATATACTCGCAACGGCGTTGACAGGATATATTGGCTACGATAAAGCGGCGGAAGTGGCGGCTATATGTCAAAAAACGGGCCGTACAGTACGTGAAGTGGTGCTTAAGAAACAACTAATGGATGAAAAGACTCTAGACGAAATATTCAGGCCTGAAAGGCTGACATCGCCTGACAGATTTAAGGAGAAATAA
- a CDS encoding iron-only hydrogenase system regulator, producing the protein MEKRIGVVGIVIEDMESVEHVNTILHEYAALIVGRMGIPYRERGVSVITLIVDGSNDEISALTGKLGRISGTTVKSMVTKR; encoded by the coding sequence ATGGAAAAAAGAATCGGTGTCGTTGGTATTGTTATTGAAGACATGGAGAGCGTTGAGCATGTAAACACCATTTTGCATGAATACGCGGCGTTAATTGTCGGCCGAATGGGTATCCCATACAGGGAACGCGGGGTGTCTGTAATCACTCTGATTGTAGACGGGAGCAACGATGAAATAAGCGCCCTTACCGGAAAACTTGGAAGAATAAGCGGTACAACCGTAAAATCGATGGTTACCAAACGTTGA
- a CDS encoding NifB/NifX family molybdenum-iron cluster-binding protein: MKIAVSAKGNTMESQMDKRFGRAANFIIIETETLNYEVIDNIAAVSSGGAGISAAQLVADKGVEAVITGNVGPNAMNVLRAAGIEIYKGNADCVKENVELLKKEALEKINTAVPSHFGMGEK, from the coding sequence ATGAAAATTGCAGTATCTGCAAAAGGTAATACAATGGAAAGCCAAATGGATAAAAGATTCGGAAGGGCGGCTAACTTCATCATTATTGAAACCGAAACTTTAAATTATGAAGTTATTGATAACATAGCAGCAGTATCTTCGGGAGGGGCAGGTATATCCGCTGCACAGTTGGTTGCAGATAAAGGCGTAGAGGCGGTTATAACAGGAAACGTAGGACCTAATGCTATGAATGTGCTCAGAGCAGCCGGTATCGAGATATATAAGGGGAATGCTGATTGTGTAAAAGAAAATGTGGAACTATTAAAAAAAGAAGCGCTTGAGAAAATAAACACGGCAGTACCATCACACTTTGGAATGGGAGAAAAATAA
- the hydG gene encoding [FeFe] hydrogenase H-cluster radical SAM maturase HydG has translation MNFLDKYKKEFEQYDKLDHDFIDDDKIWAQLNKWSNPSKEDVRKVLKKAEQCIRLEPEETAILIQNKDESTIQEMYELAHKLKEEVYGDRIVFFAPLYISDECANNCKYCGFRSSNTAMKRKTLNMDEIAEEVRILIEEGQKRTILVFGESPKTNIDYICDAVRTVYATKTEHGEIRRSNINCAPLTVEELKKLKEVGIGTFQVFQETYHHKTYREMHPEGTIKGHYRWRLYSMDRAQEAKVDDNGIGVLFGLYDWRFEVMGLLYHTIHLEETFNGVGPHTISFPRITPATGTPFSDHPEYAVSDSDFKKLVAILRLSVPYTGMICTAREPESVRREVIPLGVSQIDAGTRIGVGAYVKSKKANELPDAEQFSIGDSRTLDDVIGEICDMGCIPSFCTACYRAGRTGEEFMKVAKSKFVHNFCIPNAIFTLKEYLLDYATEETKAKGEKVLKQHVEQFKGEPIYDAIQKNLKRLENGERDLRL, from the coding sequence ATGAATTTTTTAGACAAATATAAGAAAGAGTTTGAACAATACGATAAGCTCGACCACGATTTTATTGACGATGATAAGATATGGGCGCAGCTCAATAAGTGGAGCAACCCTTCTAAAGAGGACGTACGGAAGGTTCTTAAAAAGGCTGAGCAATGTATCCGCCTAGAGCCTGAGGAGACAGCGATACTAATTCAGAATAAGGATGAGAGCACGATACAGGAAATGTATGAGCTTGCGCATAAGTTGAAGGAAGAGGTCTATGGAGACCGCATAGTTTTCTTCGCACCGTTATATATAAGCGATGAATGTGCAAACAACTGCAAATACTGCGGTTTCAGGTCCAGCAATACCGCAATGAAGCGCAAGACCCTTAACATGGATGAGATAGCTGAAGAAGTGCGTATTTTGATCGAGGAAGGGCAGAAGCGCACGATCCTCGTTTTTGGGGAATCACCTAAGACAAACATAGATTATATCTGTGATGCGGTACGGACGGTTTATGCAACCAAAACTGAGCACGGCGAGATCCGCCGCTCAAATATTAACTGTGCACCGCTGACCGTTGAAGAACTAAAAAAGCTAAAAGAAGTCGGCATTGGCACATTCCAGGTATTCCAGGAGACGTACCATCATAAGACGTATCGCGAGATGCATCCGGAAGGCACTATCAAAGGGCATTACCGCTGGCGCCTTTACAGCATGGACAGGGCACAGGAGGCTAAGGTGGATGACAACGGTATTGGCGTATTGTTCGGGCTGTACGACTGGCGTTTTGAAGTCATGGGGCTTTTATACCATACCATACATCTGGAGGAAACATTTAACGGCGTAGGGCCGCATACTATCTCGTTCCCGCGTATAACTCCTGCTACAGGGACTCCGTTTTCAGATCATCCAGAATATGCGGTCAGCGACAGTGATTTTAAAAAGCTTGTTGCAATACTGCGGCTGTCCGTCCCTTATACCGGCATGATATGTACCGCACGTGAACCGGAAAGTGTCCGCCGTGAGGTTATACCTCTTGGCGTATCACAAATAGATGCGGGGACACGTATCGGCGTCGGCGCTTATGTTAAATCTAAAAAAGCTAATGAGCTACCGGACGCAGAGCAGTTTTCCATAGGTGATTCACGGACGCTGGACGATGTTATAGGAGAGATATGCGACATGGGCTGCATACCTTCCTTCTGTACTGCGTGCTACCGTGCAGGGCGTACAGGTGAGGAATTCATGAAGGTAGCTAAATCCAAGTTCGTGCATAATTTCTGTATTCCAAACGCTATTTTTACATTGAAAGAATACCTTTTAGATTATGCGACTGAAGAAACCAAAGCAAAAGGCGAGAAGGTGCTAAAGCAGCATGTCGAACAATTCAAGGGCGAGCCTATATATGATGCTATACAAAAGAACTTAAAGAGGCTGGAAAACGGCGAACGTGATCTGCGCTTATAG
- a CDS encoding flavin reductase family protein, translating to MGEAVKINAPILEDCPVNIECRIVDSIKTGSHEMFVGKIEYVHADPEFIKENGDLDFSSIQFLS from the coding sequence ATGGGTGAGGCAGTCAAGATAAATGCACCAATACTTGAGGATTGTCCGGTAAATATCGAATGCCGTATAGTTGACTCAATTAAAACCGGTTCGCATGAAATGTTTGTCGGTAAAATAGAATATGTACATGCAGACCCGGAGTTTATTAAAGAAAACGGAGATTTAGATTTTAGCAGTATACAGTTTCTTTCTTGA
- a CDS encoding DUF255 domain-containing protein — MIGNNKTPNKLIDEKSPYLLQHAYNPVNWYPWGKEAFKKAKAEDKPIFLSIGYSTCHW, encoded by the coding sequence ATGATTGGTAATAACAAAACACCAAATAAATTAATAGATGAGAAATCACCTTACCTTCTTCAGCATGCGTATAATCCGGTAAACTGGTATCCTTGGGGTAAAGAAGCGTTTAAAAAGGCCAAGGCAGAGGACAAGCCTATATTTTTAAGCATAGGATATTCTACCTGTCATTGGTGA
- the hydE gene encoding [FeFe] hydrogenase H-cluster radical SAM maturase HydE — translation MDFKLDNKDSFSAWMNAATKAELAKMIRFFYKEAGTEELSAICCFANDIREIYYGRKVYLRGLIEFSSYCKNDCYYCGLGRSNTDAARYRLSEDEVLKSCRDGYALGFRTFVLQSGEDPYFTDERMCQIISRIKANYPDCAVTLSIGERSKDSYKRLFEAGTDRYLLRHETADKQHYSRLHPPELSLENRKRCLYDLKEIGYQVGAGFMVDSPFQTYETLAEDLIFLRGLQPHMIGIGPFIPHKDTRFAGFCKPNSSNTLKMLPLIRIMLPKVLLPVTTALGTVDPLGREKGMKAGANVVMPNLSPLAHRKDYAIYDNKICTGEEAAECLACLSRRIKSAGFIPDFSRGDHIDLQKRGTQR, via the coding sequence ATGGATTTTAAGCTAGATAATAAAGATAGCTTTTCAGCGTGGATGAACGCTGCTACAAAAGCAGAGCTTGCAAAAATGATTCGGTTTTTTTATAAAGAAGCCGGGACAGAGGAATTATCAGCGATTTGTTGTTTTGCGAACGATATTAGGGAAATATATTATGGCAGGAAGGTATATCTTCGAGGCCTGATAGAATTTTCAAGCTACTGCAAAAACGACTGCTATTATTGCGGCCTTGGCAGGAGTAATACAGATGCCGCAAGATACAGGCTTTCAGAAGATGAGGTGCTTAAAAGCTGCAGAGATGGCTACGCGTTAGGGTTTCGCACTTTTGTGCTGCAAAGCGGTGAGGACCCATATTTTACAGATGAGCGTATGTGCCAGATAATATCACGAATCAAGGCGAATTACCCGGATTGTGCGGTTACGCTTTCTATTGGGGAACGCAGCAAAGATTCTTATAAACGTTTGTTTGAAGCGGGTACAGATAGATATCTGCTACGCCATGAAACGGCAGACAAACAGCACTACTCAAGGCTTCATCCTCCGGAGTTAAGCCTTGAAAACCGTAAGCGCTGCCTTTATGATTTAAAGGAAATAGGGTATCAGGTTGGGGCCGGATTTATGGTGGATTCACCTTTCCAGACGTATGAAACGCTGGCGGAGGATCTGATTTTTTTAAGAGGTTTACAGCCGCATATGATAGGTATCGGGCCGTTTATACCACATAAGGATACGAGGTTTGCCGGGTTTTGCAAGCCAAACAGCAGTAATACGCTTAAGATGCTTCCGCTGATTAGGATTATGCTGCCTAAGGTATTGCTGCCGGTTACAACCGCGTTAGGCACCGTAGACCCGTTGGGGCGTGAAAAAGGGATGAAGGCAGGTGCGAACGTAGTTATGCCCAATCTTTCTCCTTTGGCACATCGTAAGGACTATGCCATATACGACAATAAGATCTGTACCGGAGAGGAGGCGGCAGAGTGCCTTGCCTGCCTTTCACGCAGAATTAAGTCGGCCGGGTTTATACCGGATTTTTCCCGAGGAGATCATATCGATTTACAGAAAAGAGGTACGCAACGATGA
- a CDS encoding ATP-binding protein → MKIAVLSGKGGTGKTTVSASLAASLKSSQYVDCDVEEPNGALFLNPKIEHTVPVNVLVPKVDETKCNGCGICGKTCRFNAIAVVKNKVLIFPEVCHHCGACVIACPKKAISEVEREIGVVEAGGDGSFLQGRLNIGEPITIPIIRKLKQYLRKDIPVILDCSPGASCTVVQTIDGCDYCILVTEPTPFGLHDLKIAVSLVRKMGISFGIVINKAMQEDQSIQEYCKQQGIDVLMEIPYMREIAECYSKGILPIKMLKELREEFVWLYDKIKGGGEP, encoded by the coding sequence ATGAAGATCGCAGTTTTGAGCGGAAAAGGAGGCACTGGTAAGACAACGGTTTCAGCCAGCCTTGCCGCTTCGCTTAAAAGCAGCCAATATGTAGACTGCGATGTAGAAGAACCAAACGGTGCGCTATTCTTGAACCCTAAAATAGAGCATACTGTGCCTGTAAACGTTCTCGTACCAAAAGTTGATGAAACTAAATGTAATGGATGCGGTATTTGTGGCAAGACCTGCAGGTTTAATGCCATAGCCGTTGTCAAAAATAAGGTGTTGATTTTTCCGGAGGTCTGCCACCATTGCGGCGCATGCGTAATCGCCTGCCCGAAAAAAGCCATATCGGAAGTTGAAAGAGAAATCGGGGTAGTGGAAGCCGGCGGTGATGGAAGCTTTCTTCAAGGGAGGCTCAACATAGGAGAGCCTATTACGATCCCGATTATACGTAAATTAAAGCAGTACCTGCGTAAAGATATTCCTGTGATATTAGATTGTTCGCCTGGTGCTTCGTGTACAGTTGTACAGACAATAGACGGCTGCGATTACTGCATATTGGTAACTGAACCTACGCCCTTTGGACTACATGATTTAAAGATTGCCGTTTCACTGGTGAGAAAAATGGGGATTTCCTTCGGTATTGTAATAAATAAGGCTATGCAGGAGGATCAAAGCATACAGGAATATTGTAAACAGCAAGGTATTGACGTATTAATGGAAATTCCGTATATGCGCGAAATCGCAGAGTGCTACTCAAAAGGCATACTCCCTATAAAAATGCTAAAAGAGCTGAGAGAAGAATTTGTTTGGCTATATGATAAGATAAAGGGAGGCGGTGAGCCATGA
- the hydF gene encoding [FeFe] hydrogenase H-cluster maturation GTPase HydF, with the protein MQDLNATPMANRFAIGLFGKRNAGKSSLINALTGQDIAVISEVAGTTTDPVYKTMELLPLGPVVFIDTAGLDDIGDLGKLRIEKTYEVLRKCNLALVVVDVNMGVTKLEIEFIEQLRRRKINSILILNKCDSKAPSAADLKKIKQMVGIPVACVSTQTGFGIGEAKKQIVANSNFEDVEPALVGDLIHSGDMVVLVTPIDKAAPKGRLILPQQQTIRDIIECDAMAIVTKEHELKLTIERLKDPPAMVITDSQAFLKVAADTPDSIPMTSFSILFARQKGDLAEMVRGIRRIERLAPGDKVLIVEGCTHHRQSDDIGKVKIPRWIRQIAGGDIQFEWASGACYPKDITEYAVIVHCGGCMLGRREMQYRVEKAREQGVFITNYGVLIAYVMGILPRALEPFPAAKLALNEDDSI; encoded by the coding sequence ATGCAAGACTTGAATGCAACGCCTATGGCGAATAGATTTGCGATAGGGCTTTTCGGCAAGCGAAATGCCGGGAAATCCTCTCTTATAAATGCACTTACGGGGCAGGATATTGCAGTTATATCTGAGGTGGCAGGCACGACGACAGACCCGGTTTACAAAACGATGGAACTTTTACCACTTGGGCCGGTAGTATTTATTGATACTGCGGGGCTGGATGATATTGGCGATCTTGGTAAACTGCGCATAGAGAAGACATATGAAGTGCTGCGAAAATGTAACTTGGCTCTGGTCGTCGTGGACGTGAATATGGGTGTTACGAAACTTGAAATAGAATTTATAGAGCAGCTTAGGCGTCGTAAGATTAATAGCATTTTAATACTTAATAAATGTGACAGTAAAGCTCCATCTGCGGCTGATCTCAAAAAGATTAAACAAATGGTTGGCATACCTGTTGCCTGCGTCAGCACACAGACTGGGTTTGGTATCGGCGAGGCTAAAAAGCAGATTGTAGCAAATTCGAATTTTGAGGATGTAGAGCCTGCGTTAGTAGGAGATTTAATTCATTCTGGGGATATGGTAGTGCTGGTTACGCCAATAGACAAAGCTGCACCTAAAGGCCGGCTTATTTTACCACAACAGCAGACGATCCGCGACATAATAGAGTGCGATGCGATGGCAATAGTAACGAAGGAACACGAATTAAAGCTGACAATTGAGCGCCTTAAAGATCCGCCGGCTATGGTCATAACAGATTCGCAGGCATTTTTAAAGGTGGCAGCCGATACACCGGACAGTATCCCGATGACTTCTTTTTCCATATTGTTCGCGAGGCAAAAAGGAGACCTTGCGGAAATGGTGCGGGGGATAAGGCGTATTGAAAGGCTGGCTCCGGGAGATAAGGTATTGATTGTAGAGGGATGTACGCATCACCGGCAATCGGATGATATCGGCAAAGTTAAAATACCGCGCTGGATACGCCAGATTGCGGGCGGGGACATACAGTTTGAATGGGCATCTGGAGCTTGCTATCCTAAGGATATAACTGAGTATGCTGTAATAGTCCACTGCGGAGGCTGTATGCTGGGGCGCAGAGAGATGCAGTACCGAGTAGAAAAGGCACGTGAACAGGGAGTTTTCATAACGAATTACGGAGTGCTTATAGCATATGTGATGGGGATTCTTCCACGTGCACTGGAGCCGTTTCCGGCTGCAAAGCTAGCGCTTAATGAGGATGATTCGATATAA